The Hypomesus transpacificus isolate Combined female chromosome 12, fHypTra1, whole genome shotgun sequence genome segment tcttacaccctgcttccctctctccatgctTACAAGGACAGGAGAgtctaccccccccacccatcacTAACACATAACAAGACAACATGCATAGCTTAGACTTAGAGTTTATTTTGTAATACAGCAACGTGGTTTTCATTGTCAGTAACATTGTCAGTGGCATGTTGATCAGTGAATATATACAAATGTAACATGGATCACATCAAACATGACGAGCAAAGCAAATATCGTACTTGCAAATATTGTTGCGTGGGGAAACATGCAGTGTAAGCACCACGGGGCGCGTGTGAGAGTCAGACTGCCTCTCTGATCTTTGACCTCCAGCCCCTAGCCCTCTCGAAGCCATTGGTGTTTTCCTGGTAGTCTCTGATAGCCTGCCTGATCTCCTCCTCTGACGTCATCACAAACGGCCCTGAGGAACAAGATGGAGAAACCAGTGACATCATCAACCAGCGACTGGGCATGGACCCTACCTTGATGAATGTCCGGCTCCCTGAACCACCCCCGCTATGCCCAGGCACGGAACCCCACCCTGCTGTACGACCGGCTCCTTGATGGGCTCTCCAGCAATCAGAACAAAGTGGCACTCCTCCGGAGTCTTAATGTACAAAGAGAAGAACTCAGCTTTAAAACATGTCCTTCCTTAAGCAGGCCCGAGTTCAATACCCGCCTTGGTCAAGCAGACAGTAGGCCTGCTGTACCTTGTTCTCCACTCTGACACAGTCCCCCTCTCCAAGCACCACCGTGTGGTGCGGctccaccctgctctgctcctcctcaggACCTGTGGGGAGGGAAGGGCAGCCAAAACAAAGGTAACCCTTAGTTGGCATTTACGTAAGTGTAACAGGCCTGAGAccaaggagagagaaatggaagtGGGGAAGTAGTGAGGATGAGATAAGGAGTttgtgagagaaaaaaggggGCGAGAAAGAAGAAGGGAAAGGACAGGGAAACTTAGGGTAAGAGAGTACATAAGTATGGCATTGAgagaaagactgtgtgtgtgtgtgtgtggttgcgttCTGTGAAGCTGGAAGTCATCAAGCCTTCCTGTCTGCATGAATCACAACAGGATAGAATCCTGCATGGTATCCTCCTGGGTTAAACCTGCTGCTATTGGCTGGAGATCACACAGGCCCTCCTAACTCTGACACAACCTCctgacaggaggggagggggaggcggacaagagggagatggagaaggagaaggagagggggtggaaagCAGGAGCAAATAAGGAGATAGGTGCACCTGCTGGGGGTTGTGAGTAGGAGGAGAGAATGTTCCAGAACTTGGAGTGTCTGCTGGACTCTGACTGGGCTTTAGTTTGAATAGTAAAAAAAACACGACACCCAGAAAGCAAACCCTaaccccagtccagcccagcacTCACCCACGTGAACGACCCCAGACAGGGAGTAGATGAACGCGGTCCACCCTATTAAAAAAGAGACATCGTTAAACTAGACAGATatgtaaataacaaaaaaaaacggTTTGAACCAAAACGGGTATTCACAATAAGATGATCCATTCTCTCTGTCATGCAACACTGTGTCTGAAGAAGCATTCCACAATTTGATTCCATTACGGTAATAAAGGCTGTAGGCATCTGCCAACCACCAGTCAGCTTCCTCTGATTCAGAGGATTATACAGCACATTATACTGGCAAACTGTCTTCCGTTCAGAAGACttggtgtctgtctctgtgtgtgggtgtctctgtgtgtgcagtaAGTACAAGGAGGGTATTGACAGTGGTCCTTGATCAAATTACTTGAAGTTCTCAATGGATGACCTTTCAAAGACTGTcactgtgtgtggctgtgtgtctttgtgtgcatATCTGCTAAGGGTATGCCATGTTACATAAGGAGTGTGTGTCGTGACCAGGGTTGACCACACTGGCATGGTTGAATCTAAGAGTCCTTACGATGGGACAAACAAAGAGACAAACAaccgtaccacacacacacacacacacaatgaaggaAGCCAAGTTCTTGTTTTCAGTTTGGGAATTTTTCCTCAACATGCCCTCTGCTGAGACATTGTCCTTCTCACCATCAAGCATCCAGAATACGATTCACTGTCTGTGTATACTCAAATACACGATGTGTCTAGACTGTCATCATGATATAGATATGGTACGAGATGCTGTATCGTGTGTATGTCACGTGCACAGCCGTGGTGAAGATGAGCACCTGGAGAGACTGGCTGAACATGATGAGCTCCTTCCAGCAGTGTGAAGTCCAAGAAGAGGGTGGGAGTCCTGGTGTACACTGgggactagacacacacacgcacacacaaacacacacatcgtgTGACCCAGAGCAACCAAAGCCATGTACATGGTTGGTACTTTACCAAAACACGTGCTACTGATtttcagacagagacagatggaagagatgaagagagagagataaagatggagtgagtgagagagagaacaaggggaAGGGCGGGGCTCTTACAGCTGGAAAACCAGACTGAAGCAGCTGAGGTGGTTTGAGGCCTGCTGAAATCATCATGCTACTGATGGTCATGTGATCCCAGAAGGTTTCAAACCCAGTCGACCTACACAGACAATAACTTGATTGGTAACCTTTTTTTTCCTTCGTCTTTCATTCCCCtaggggatcaataaagtacttTTATGTACTAAAACAGTGTTATACAAGGTAATCAATCTGGGCCCCAGCACCAGTGTCGTAGTGCTTCTTTGACTATGTGGTCACATTGGTTTTTTGCAGAATGAGAAATATGAAATTCCAGGATATGGTGTTTGTTATGTTTGAGCTGGCAGACCAGTCCGCACCCTAAATCCGATCCACGTTTGGAGACGTCAACGTTTCCAGGAAGAACCCCAGGATTCCCctcccacttcctgtttacagTTCTGATGTCACTTTGAGGCCAGACCATAAACATTatgaagaaaaaagaagaaaggggaAGAAAACAGGAGAGGCGAAGGAGAACGTGAGGAAATGGGAAGGAGGagcagtgggaggaggggaaaacctgagaggaaaagaacaaagagcaggaggaagaggatgacgtggagaggaagatgaaggattaggaaagaagaggagcaggattaACAGGAAGAGGACGACGAAAAGgatgatgaggagaggagaggacgggaGGAACGGAGGATGATGACGAGGAGAGACCTGTGCCCCCAGAGCCTCTCCTGAGATGACGGCCACCGTGACTCCGCCCCTGCAAGGTCTGGGGATCTCGCTGCTCCGAAGCTCCTGATAGGCTGGCTCCACCATCTTGTCCCGCC includes the following:
- the pir gene encoding pirin translates to MMRVRRAERAVKSVEQAEGVGARVRRSIGRQELRNLDPFLMLDEFCVRKPAGFPDHPHRGFETVTYLLQGESAHEDFCRHSGRLKPGDLQWMTAGRGVVHAEMPVSDEPLHGLQLWVNLRGRDKMVEPAYQELRSSEIPRPCRGGVTVAVISGEALGAQSPVYTRTPTLFLDFTLLEGAHHVQPVSPGWTAFIYSLSGVVHVGPEEEQSRVEPHHTVVLGEGDCVRVENKTPEECHFVLIAGEPIKEPVVQQGPFVMTSEEEIRQAIRDYQENTNGFERARGWRSKIREAV